A genomic window from Gossypium hirsutum isolate 1008001.06 chromosome D12, Gossypium_hirsutum_v2.1, whole genome shotgun sequence includes:
- the LOC107936818 gene encoding zinc finger protein GAI-ASSOCIATED FACTOR 1, with translation MSNISGDDDDGSFSSGDKQQQLQINKFPVSGASNTNGSSSSSSQQPLQGAKRKRNLPGTPDPNAEVIALSPTTLMAKNRFVCEICKKGFQRDQNLQLHRRGHNLPWKLKQRATTEVKKRVYVCPEPSCVHHNAARALGDLTGIKKHFSRKHGEKKWKCDKCSKKYAVQSDWKAHQKTCGTKEYKCDCGTIFARRDSFITHRAFCDALAEENNKVNNNHGALMNNMGSPSSQNQIAELMSSSMSMSGNVLPDFKSLPQELVPMQFKSMNMGGGGGIFSSSSGTLFGGPRTISSASSSLQLSTNTSSGFSYLQDNINGCCQVSGSPHMSATALLQKAAQMGSAGSNSINSTMMQKSFETPYDQFPVSQADQSNMVGISHGSPNEMTQLFNAATEAMNDMGMFTTTTNMFINQGGLMMNNHMEHEDSASPTVPSIFGVSNGGSNMTTLDFMGINNEGSRTTAANLHEEQFEQQRMPMMNPFQQQQLSHGDSAIEKPIWDV, from the exons ATGTCAAATATCTCCGGGGATGATGATGATGGAAGCTTCTCTTCTGGAGATAAACAACAACAGCTGCAAATTAATAAATTTCCCGTTTCTGGTGCTTCTAATACCAAtggttcttcttcttcatcatctcaACAGCCACTGCAAGGAGCCAAGAGGAAAAGGAATTTACCAGGAACTCCAG ATCCAAATGCTGAAGTTATTGCTCTATCACCAACAACGCTGATGGCCAAAAATAGGTTTGTATGTGAGATATGCAAAAAAGGGTTCCAAAGGGACCAAAACTTGCAACTACACCGGAGAGGACATAATCTTCCTTGGAAGTTAAAGCAAAGGGCGACCACCGAGGTCAAGAAACGAGTTTACGTATGTCCCGAGCCCAGTTGTGTCCACCACAACGCGGCTCGAGCGCTAGGTGACCTTACCGGGATCAAGAAGCATTTTAGCCGTAAGCATGGTGAGAAGAAATGGAAGTGTGACAAGTGTTCGAAGAAATACGCGGTTCAATCGGATTGGAAAGCTCATCAGAAGACCTGTGGTACTAAGGAATATAAATGTGATTGTGGAACCATCTTTGCAAG GAGAGACAGCTTTATCACACATAGAGCTTTCTGTGATGCATTAGCTGAAGAAAACAACAAGGTGAACAACAACCATGGAGCATTGATGAACAATATGGGATCACCAAGCTCACAAAACCAAATTGCAGAGCTCATGTCATCATCAATGTCAATGAGCGGCAATGTATTACCTGATTTCAAGTCCCTTCCACAAGAGCTAGTGCCTATGCAATTTAAGTCCATGAACATGGGAGGCGGAGGGGGCATCTTTTCGAGCAGCTCGGGCACTTTATTTGGTGGTCCAAGAACCATTTCCTCAGCGTCCTCTAGCTTACAACTTAGTACAAATACCTCATCTGGTTTCAGTTATTTACAGGATAACATAAATGGCTGTTGCCAAGTATCCGGGTCACCCCACATGTCTGCAACAGCTTTGCTACAAAAAGCAGCTCAAATGGGTTCAGCTGGTAGTAATAGTATAAACTCTACCATGATGCAAAAAAGCTTTGAAACGCCATACGATCAGTTCCCAGTATCACAAGCCGATCAGTCAAACATGGTTGGTATCAGCCATGGCAGCCCCAATGAAATGACCCAACTTTTTAATGCTGCCACTGAAGCAATGAACGATATGGGAATGTTCACCACCACCACCAACATGTTCATCAACCAAGGAGGCTTGATGATGAATAACCACATGGAACATGAAGATAGTGCTAGCCCGACAGTGCCATCGATATTTGGAGTTAGCAATGGAGGAAGTAACATGACGACCCTTGATTTCATGGGGATTAATAATGAAGGGTCAAGGACAACAGCAGCAAATTTGCATGAAGAACAGTTTGAGCAACAAAGAATGCCAATGATGAACCCTTTTCAACAACAACAGCTCTCACATGGGGATTCAGCTATCGAAAAGCCCATCTGGGATGTTTGA